From Ignavibacteriota bacterium, the proteins below share one genomic window:
- a CDS encoding DUF423 domain-containing protein has protein sequence MDKFFFILASLFSFLGVALGAFAAHMLKQKLTPDMFSIFEVGVRYHMYHALGLFVVAWAASHISNAQIAGWLFVVGIFLFSGSLYLLSITGIKWLGAITPFGGLCFLAGWLYLAWKAYQTIV, from the coding sequence ATGGATAAATTTTTCTTCATTCTTGCATCTCTTTTTTCTTTTCTGGGTGTTGCGCTCGGCGCATTTGCCGCTCACATGCTCAAACAAAAACTTACTCCCGACATGTTCAGCATTTTTGAAGTCGGTGTACGATACCACATGTACCACGCTCTCGGATTGTTTGTTGTTGCGTGGGCGGCTTCACATATTTCCAACGCTCAAATTGCGGGGTGGTTATTTGTCGTTGGGATTTTTCTCTTCTCAGGAAGTCTTTACCTCCTCAGCATCACCGGAATAAAATGGCTCGGTGCGATTACGCCCTTTGGTGGACTTTGCTTTCTTGCGGGGTGGTTGTATTTGGCGTGGAAGGCATATCAGACAATAGTATAA
- a CDS encoding trypsin-like peptidase domain-containing protein, with translation MKILSIVCLYILLCIKSASGQVTLESNAIGRVFLEPTDSIPIGTAFVAGDSKSIYTCSHVAVADTLWFNYIGSPEQLFRVTVKYNLPSYDVAFLIRTGGSQPASLQFGDFSRVQPGDTIHYIGWDTPLARYIIRLATVSARGSVLVEEGTKVDFIEFEGQAVPGYSGGPVIDRFGKVIAMIREGWEKTSLRGGVPVRINRAFSIELLRILDSELKGHSNPKDGKSPNKLMDLKQ, from the coding sequence ATGAAGATACTTTCTATCGTATGCCTCTATATTCTGTTATGTATCAAGTCAGCATCGGGTCAAGTTACCTTAGAATCAAATGCAATCGGCCGAGTTTTCCTTGAACCCACAGACTCAATTCCTATTGGGACAGCATTTGTTGCCGGCGATTCAAAATCAATTTATACTTGTTCCCACGTAGCTGTGGCTGACACGTTGTGGTTCAATTACATTGGATCTCCGGAACAATTGTTCCGAGTTACTGTTAAGTACAATCTCCCAAGTTACGATGTCGCCTTCCTTATTAGAACTGGTGGATCTCAACCTGCGTCCTTACAGTTTGGGGACTTTTCGCGAGTACAGCCCGGCGATACAATCCACTACATTGGTTGGGATACACCCCTCGCAAGATATATCATAAGGTTGGCAACTGTCTCTGCACGAGGATCTGTACTTGTGGAAGAGGGTACAAAAGTTGACTTCATTGAATTTGAAGGACAAGCTGTCCCTGGATATTCAGGTGGCCCAGTCATCGATCGCTTTGGTAAGGTAATTGCGATGATAAGAGAGGGATGGGAGAAAACTTCACTTCGGGGCGGGGTTCCAGTCCGAATCAACAGAGCGTTCTCGATAGAACTTCTTCGAATTCTTGACTCGGAGTTGAAGGGCCATTCCAATCCAAAAGATGGAAAATCACCCAATAAATTGATGGACTTGAAACAATAA
- a CDS encoding ATP-binding cassette domain-containing protein yields MNIQFEHVSVAFDKHIVLKDINLEIKEGEFVSLTGESGVGKTTFLRLLYFDLLPTDGTVRVGLFSSSSIRKKEIPQLRKMLGISFQDFKLLDDRNVYDNIAFVLEVIRQKNDFIKERVPEVLSLVGLENKQNAMPHELSGGELARVMLARAIANQPEVLIADEPTGNLDLKTGLEILEVLKTINKNETTVIMASHNMEIVKKAGGRVLLLKDGRMSENK; encoded by the coding sequence ATGAACATTCAATTTGAACACGTCAGTGTCGCATTCGATAAACACATCGTCCTGAAAGACATCAATCTGGAAATTAAGGAAGGCGAGTTTGTTTCTCTTACCGGGGAATCGGGTGTCGGGAAGACAACATTTCTACGCTTGCTGTATTTTGATTTACTGCCGACTGATGGAACGGTTCGCGTTGGGTTGTTCAGTTCTTCTTCAATCAGAAAAAAGGAAATCCCGCAACTCAGAAAAATGCTCGGCATTTCCTTTCAGGATTTCAAATTACTTGATGACAGAAATGTTTATGACAACATCGCCTTTGTGCTTGAAGTGATTCGGCAGAAAAATGATTTTATCAAAGAGCGTGTGCCGGAAGTTTTATCGCTTGTTGGTTTGGAGAATAAGCAGAATGCAATGCCGCATGAACTTTCCGGCGGCGAGCTAGCACGTGTTATGCTTGCCCGTGCGATTGCAAATCAACCGGAAGTTCTTATTGCTGATGAACCGACAGGTAATCTTGATTTGAAAACCGGATTGGAAATTCTGGAAGTCTTAAAGACAATCAACAAAAATGAAACGACAGTGATTATGGCATCGCACAATATGGAGATTGTGAAGAAGGCAGGAGGAAGAGTGTTGTTGTTGAAAGATGGGAGAATGAGCGAGAATAAATGA
- a CDS encoding YebC/PmpR family DNA-binding transcriptional regulator, which yields MGRAFEFRRARKEKRWAKMAKTFAKIGKEIAIAVRAGGPDPHGNARLRLVIQNAKDVNMPKDNVESAIKRAASKDAADFQEVVYEGYGPHGIAIVTECATDNPTRTVANIRMYYTRAGGALGTTGSLDFLFERKGMFTISAKNINKDELELELIDFGLEEFTVDGDEAYLNTSYADFRKMQKALEDKGVEVLSAELQRIPLSTNAVSPEQQEEIQKLLDQIEDDDDVQAVYHNMKIPE from the coding sequence ATGGGTCGAGCATTTGAATTCAGACGGGCGCGTAAAGAGAAACGTTGGGCAAAGATGGCAAAAACATTTGCCAAAATCGGGAAAGAAATCGCAATTGCAGTAAGAGCCGGCGGACCTGACCCGCATGGCAATGCGCGACTCCGTCTCGTCATCCAGAATGCCAAAGATGTGAACATGCCGAAGGACAATGTCGAGTCGGCAATTAAACGGGCGGCATCAAAAGATGCGGCGGATTTTCAGGAAGTGGTATACGAAGGATACGGACCGCATGGCATTGCCATCGTTACGGAATGTGCGACCGATAACCCGACACGAACAGTGGCAAACATCCGCATGTATTACACTCGTGCAGGCGGTGCGCTTGGTACAACCGGCTCGCTCGATTTTCTTTTTGAACGAAAAGGCATGTTCACCATTTCTGCAAAAAATATCAACAAGGATGAGTTAGAGTTAGAACTGATTGATTTCGGCTTGGAAGAATTCACTGTTGATGGAGATGAAGCCTATCTCAACACATCGTATGCTGATTTTCGGAAAATGCAAAAAGCGTTGGAAGATAAAGGCGTGGAAGTTCTCAGCGCAGAGTTACAACGAATTCCTCTCTCCACAAATGCAGTTTCGCCCGAACAACAAGAAGAAATCCAGAAACTCCTTGACCAGATTGAGGATGATGATGACGTGCAGGCTGTGTATCACAACATGAAAATTCCAGAGTAA
- the pdxA gene encoding 4-hydroxythreonine-4-phosphate dehydrogenase PdxA — MKSKPIVGITMGDYNGIGPEVAIKAAISLQVQSICHPVLFGLIDVFEYYARLLKMNILLREIDEQNFSFQKKGIPVFHLSQYQISGIQLGKVTEEAGLYACLSLEKAVEYCSDKILHGMVTAPVSKDSMNKAGYCYPGQTEMLAFLTRTNKFMMMVTAGSFRVGLATIHLPLKCVPEAISKKIISEKLILLKQSLKKDFGIDSPKIAVLGLNPHAGEDGLLGYEEIDFIIPSLEYVRRRKGVNVEGPFPADGFFGRHLYRNYDAVLAMYHDQGLIPLKMQGFDIGVNFTAGLPIVRTSPDHGTAFDIAGKGIANPSSMIEAIKLAVSIIHNRKKKQ, encoded by the coding sequence ATGAAAAGTAAACCAATAGTCGGCATTACAATGGGTGACTACAACGGCATTGGACCGGAGGTTGCAATCAAAGCGGCTATTTCACTTCAGGTTCAAAGTATTTGCCATCCTGTCCTCTTTGGACTGATTGATGTATTTGAATATTATGCGAGACTTCTGAAGATGAATATCCTATTAAGGGAAATTGACGAACAAAATTTTTCATTTCAAAAGAAAGGGATTCCGGTCTTTCATTTGTCTCAATATCAAATTTCGGGAATTCAACTTGGAAAAGTTACAGAAGAAGCGGGATTGTATGCTTGCCTTAGTTTGGAAAAAGCGGTCGAATATTGTTCAGACAAAATCCTTCATGGGATGGTGACAGCGCCTGTATCAAAAGATTCGATGAACAAAGCAGGTTATTGTTACCCCGGACAAACGGAAATGCTCGCCTTTCTTACTCGGACAAATAAATTTATGATGATGGTAACTGCCGGTTCGTTTCGTGTCGGATTGGCGACGATTCATCTACCTTTGAAATGTGTTCCTGAAGCAATTTCAAAAAAAATAATTTCGGAGAAGTTGATTCTGTTGAAACAATCACTAAAAAAAGACTTTGGAATTGATTCTCCCAAGATTGCTGTGCTTGGTTTGAATCCTCATGCGGGCGAAGATGGTTTGCTTGGCTACGAAGAAATTGATTTTATTATTCCATCACTCGAGTATGTTCGTCGAAGGAAGGGAGTGAATGTAGAAGGTCCATTTCCCGCAGATGGATTTTTCGGTAGGCATCTTTACCGAAATTACGATGCCGTGCTTGCAATGTATCACGACCAAGGATTGATTCCATTGAAGATGCAGGGTTTTGATATTGGTGTGAACTTCACTGCCGGATTGCCAATCGTTCGCACTTCGCCTGACCACGGAACGGCGTTCGACATTGCAGGAAAAGGAATCGCAAATCCATCAAGCATGATTGAAGCAATCAAACTTGCTGTCTCAATTATTCATAATCGAAAAAAAAAACAATGA